Proteins encoded in a region of the Puniceibacterium sp. IMCC21224 genome:
- a CDS encoding tRNA-binding protein translates to MAEISFDDFLAVDIRAGRVTRAEPFPEARKPAIKMWIDFGPELGEKKTSAQVTVHYTPETLVGRLVMAVVNFPPRQIGPFMSEVLVLGVADADGAIVLLAPDKGVPLGGRMH, encoded by the coding sequence GTGGCTGAAATCTCATTTGATGATTTTTTAGCGGTCGATATTCGCGCCGGGCGCGTGACGCGCGCCGAACCCTTTCCAGAGGCACGCAAACCCGCAATCAAGATGTGGATCGATTTTGGCCCTGAGTTGGGTGAGAAAAAAACCAGCGCTCAGGTCACTGTCCATTATACACCCGAAACGCTGGTCGGGCGGCTGGTGATGGCAGTAGTGAATTTCCCGCCGCGCCAGATCGGGCCGTTTATGTCAGAGGTGCTTGTTCTGGGGGTGGCGGACGCAGATGGTGCGATTGTGCTGCTGGCGCCAGACAAGGGTGTGCCGCTGGGCGGCCGGATGCACTGA
- a CDS encoding beta-ketoacyl-ACP synthase III — MFQPAITGSGVFTPELTITNDELVVAFNAYADRFNAEHAAEITAGDVTEIGPSSADFIVSASGIEQRYVMDKDGILDPDRMYPRLRQRSDDEPGIMAEMALDACTKALAEAGRAGPDVDLVICAASNHERAYPAIAIEIQQSLGAGGFAFDMNVACSSATFGIQAAADMIRAGSVRCALVVNPEICSGHLEWRDRDCHFIFGDVCTALVIERAEDASGAHFIVRSTRCATQFSNNIRNNNGFLRRTRPDGTADRRDMQFMQNGRKVFKEVLPMVSAHIVAHLQDENITADDLRRLWLHQANKTMNDFIGRKVLGREPEPGEQPNILQDYANTSSAGSIIAFAKHSRDLTPGDLGLICSFGAGYSVGSVLLERGVP, encoded by the coding sequence ATGTTTCAGCCAGCGATTACCGGAAGCGGTGTGTTTACGCCCGAACTCACCATCACCAATGATGAACTTGTGGTGGCGTTCAACGCCTATGCGGATCGGTTTAATGCGGAACATGCGGCAGAAATTACGGCGGGGGACGTGACCGAGATCGGGCCGTCGAGTGCCGATTTCATCGTAAGTGCAAGCGGCATCGAACAGCGGTATGTGATGGACAAGGACGGTATCCTTGACCCTGACAGAATGTATCCCCGTCTGCGGCAACGCTCGGATGACGAGCCCGGAATCATGGCAGAAATGGCGCTGGATGCCTGCACCAAGGCGCTGGCAGAGGCCGGGCGCGCCGGGCCCGACGTCGATTTGGTGATCTGCGCCGCATCCAACCACGAGCGCGCCTACCCCGCCATTGCAATCGAGATCCAGCAATCGCTGGGGGCGGGCGGTTTTGCCTTTGACATGAATGTGGCCTGCTCCTCGGCCACATTCGGCATACAGGCGGCGGCTGACATGATCCGCGCGGGATCGGTGCGCTGCGCGCTGGTGGTCAACCCCGAGATCTGCTCGGGCCATCTGGAATGGCGCGACCGCGACTGCCATTTCATTTTTGGTGACGTCTGCACAGCTTTGGTGATCGAGCGGGCCGAGGATGCAAGCGGCGCGCATTTCATTGTCCGTTCGACCCGTTGCGCCACGCAGTTCTCGAACAACATCCGCAACAACAACGGCTTTTTGCGGCGCACGCGACCAGACGGAACCGCAGACCGGCGCGACATGCAGTTCATGCAGAATGGTCGCAAGGTGTTCAAAGAGGTTTTACCGATGGTGTCGGCGCATATCGTCGCCCACCTTCAGGATGAAAATATCACGGCAGATGACCTGCGTCGGCTTTGGCTGCATCAGGCCAACAAGACGATGAACGATTTCATCGGGCGCAAGGTGCTGGGACGCGAGCCGGAGCCGGGTGAGCAACCCAACATCTTGCAGGATTATGCCAATACGTCGTCCGCCGGGTCGATCATCGCCTTTGCCAAACACTCCCGCGACCTCACGCCCGGTGATCTGGGGCTGATCTGTTCCTTTGGCGCAGGCTATTCTGTCGGTTCCGTGCTGCTCGAACGCGGTGTCCCATAG